The region AAAGGCAAGTTCCGGACCGCAGTTTCTCTCCGGTAGCTGGTCCCCGCCCCTGAACCACACGATCAGAGACGGGACCAACCGGGAGGGGATTCGGCTATATATAATGGACCTGTATGAGCTAAATCTGGCTCAGCAGTTCCTTAGCCGCTTCATTTGCGGGATCCTTCTCGAGGATCATTTCAAGTTGCTCAACAGCTGCGTCCTTCTGGTCCATGCAGACATAAAGGCCTGCGAGAGAATAGCGAACTTCATGCTTTTCGGGATCAACTTCGAGAAACTTCTCAAGGTAAGGAATGGCTTCAGCCATTTTCTCAGCCTCGTGACCGATTCTGATGATGCCGAAAAGCGCAACCATGTTGCTGATATTCATGTCGAGCGCCTTGGAAAAGTTTTCAAAGGCTTCTTCCTGGCGGGAAGTTTCCATCTGGATCAGCCCCATACCGGCAAAACTCTTATCAGTGACTTCCACTTGATGAGCTTTTTCATACAGAGAAATAGCAGTTTCATACTCCCCGCGCTGAACAGCGATGGTGGCAAGACCGATGTACGGGTCAGGATGCACGCCGTTAGATCCGGCAGCCTTCTTGTAGTAATCTTCAGCCTTATCCAGTTCACCCATGAACAGATAACACTCACCGAGTTCCTTGTTAATTTCATAATCTAAATGGCTCATAATTCCCCTCCGGAAATTTTATTTACCGCCGGACAATCCAAAGCGGCATTTTTTGCGACCCCTGAGAGTCTGCCCAACTTTATGCATTTGGTGTGCCAAAACTAAAAGTTGAATTCCTACATTATATATAAGGCTTAAATTTAATGTGCCTGATTTCCGACGCTCACCAGCAGCTGGGCTTATTCATGCATAAATTATATAATAATTTTAAGCATATACAAAGATGGAACACCTTTTGCTAGATAGGGAGCACAAACAAAATCTCAAATTTCCCACCCGGCAGGGACACAGGGAATTTTTTGCAGGAGGATATAAAATGAAAGGACTTTTTGAAAACCACATCGATTTGACAGGTAAAGTACTCGACCTGAGACTCCAGCGTCAAAACCTCGTCTCCTCCAATCTGGCTAACGTCAACACTCCTGGATACAAGGAAAAACGCCTTGAATTCGAGGACGACCTTCAAAAGGCCATGGGGCTCGACGCCAAAGGCAAAATGACCAGAACCAGCAAAATGCATATCCCCACCGCTTTTGATTCAGACAAATTTCAAGGGGACGTTCTTTCCAACTTCGAGCCCAGAGTTATCCATGGTGAAAACCGGGTCGATATGGATAAGGAAATGGTCGCCATGGCCAAAAACACCCTTTACTATAATGCCCTCTCCCAGGTTATCGGGAAAAATTTTCAGGGCATGAATAAAATTATCCAGAGTGGAGCCAGATAATGAACTTCTTCACAGCACTTGATATCGGAGCTTCAGGCCTTAAGGCTCAAAGAGAGTACCTGAACGTTGTGTCCATGAATATGGCTAACGCCAGGACGACAAGGACAGCCGAGGGCGGACCCTACCGCCGCAAAAGTGTTTCCATGGAGTCCAGCCCGGTTCTTTCGCCATTTGAAACTGCCATGGATCAGCAGATGAATCAGCAGCTCCGCGGCGTAACCGTAAGGGGAATTGTTACAGACACCCGCCCCTTCAAAGAAGTTTACGAACCCAACCACCCTGATGCGGACTCAAAAGGCATGGTCAAATACCCGGACATCAACGTGGTTGAAGAAATGGTCAACATGATCAACATCAGCAGATCTTACGAAGCCAACGCGCAGTCAGTGGACTCCGCCAAAAAGATGTTCAACCGCGCACTCCGCATAGGAATGGGTCAGTAGCATCGGGCTGAGTAGTCAGCGACGACTTTCCGACTTTTGAAAAGGAGCAAAACATGTCTATTAAAAACGTAGCAATGCAGGCATACACCAATGCCATTCAGAATCAGCAGCAGTTCGATAAAAAGTTCGACAAGAGTATGAACCTCCATAAGGCGGACCCGAACTCTTTCTCGAACACCCTTACCGATTCACTTAAAGGTGTAAACGACCTGCAGACACAGAAAAAAGAGATGATCTCTGAGTTTGCTGCCGGCAAAACCCAGAACGTACACGAGTTGATGATTTCTCTGCAGAAAGCCAGCGTTGCTATGACCATGACCAGCACAGTACGCACTAAAGTAATGAGCGCCTATCAGGAAATCATGAAAATGCCTTTCTAAAATTGACAGACCTGCTCCTTTACCTGTCAAAAAAAATATCGCTACCATGGGACCTCCGCCTTGAAGGACTCCCATGGTAGCTTTTATACGCTCCGTTTCGAGCCGACATTTTTTTGTCACTATACATTCAGCCTCTTTAAACACCCCCCCATCTACATCATAACT is a window of Maridesulfovibrio sp. DNA encoding:
- the flgC gene encoding flagellar basal body rod protein FlgC, which encodes MNFFTALDIGASGLKAQREYLNVVSMNMANARTTRTAEGGPYRRKSVSMESSPVLSPFETAMDQQMNQQLRGVTVRGIVTDTRPFKEVYEPNHPDADSKGMVKYPDINVVEEMVNMINISRSYEANAQSVDSAKKMFNRALRIGMGQ
- the flgB gene encoding flagellar basal body rod protein FlgB, with amino-acid sequence MKGLFENHIDLTGKVLDLRLQRQNLVSSNLANVNTPGYKEKRLEFEDDLQKAMGLDAKGKMTRTSKMHIPTAFDSDKFQGDVLSNFEPRVIHGENRVDMDKEMVAMAKNTLYYNALSQVIGKNFQGMNKIIQSGAR
- a CDS encoding tetratricopeptide repeat protein codes for the protein MSHLDYEINKELGECYLFMGELDKAEDYYKKAAGSNGVHPDPYIGLATIAVQRGEYETAISLYEKAHQVEVTDKSFAGMGLIQMETSRQEEAFENFSKALDMNISNMVALFGIIRIGHEAEKMAEAIPYLEKFLEVDPEKHEVRYSLAGLYVCMDQKDAAVEQLEMILEKDPANEAAKELLSQI
- the fliE gene encoding flagellar hook-basal body complex protein FliE — encoded protein: MSIKNVAMQAYTNAIQNQQQFDKKFDKSMNLHKADPNSFSNTLTDSLKGVNDLQTQKKEMISEFAAGKTQNVHELMISLQKASVAMTMTSTVRTKVMSAYQEIMKMPF